In a single window of the Clostridia bacterium genome:
- a CDS encoding YbaB/EbfC family nucleoid-associated protein produces the protein MARGGFPGGNMNNMMKQAQKMQKQMLKMQQELEQKEVEATVGGGVVTVKANGKKEVVSIEIQPEAVDPEDVEMLEDLVIAAVNEALRKADEMVEQQMKKVTGGMNIPGLF, from the coding sequence ATGGCAAGAGGCGGTTTCCCAGGGGGAAATATGAATAATATGATGAAACAAGCACAAAAGATGCAAAAGCAAATGTTGAAGATGCAGCAGGAACTGGAGCAGAAAGAAGTGGAAGCTACTGTAGGTGGAGGCGTGGTGACAGTAAAAGCCAATGGCAAAAAAGAAGTAGTGAGTATAGAAATACAGCCTGAAGCAGTGGATCCTGAAGATGTTGAAATGTTGGAAGATTTAGTAATAGCTGCGGTAAATGAAGCATTGAGAAAAGCTGATGAGATGGTGGAACAACAGATGAAAAAAGTTACCGGAGGCATGAATATACCGGGACTATTTTAA
- the dnaX gene encoding DNA polymerase III subunit gamma/tau, translated as MAYIALYRRWRPETFDDVIGQEHITTTLKNQLKNNRAAHAYLFCGPRGTGKTSTAKIFARALNCTQPQDGNPCNQCHVCRRIISEVVTDVIEIDAASNNGVDEIRELRENVKFTPTAGKCKVYIIDEVHMLSAGAFNALLKTLEEPPEHVVFILATTEPEKLPATILSRCQRYDFRRISSKCIADRLRYIADTDDISIEEDAAEYIARMAEGGMRDALSIMEQCLSYGNGTITYQQIVSVLGTTDIDFKLKMADAVIKKDTVKILKMLNDITTYGRDLNVFIKDLIMHFRNLLIIKSTNKYEELLDIPQEQINEYRDQAKDVETNSIMRIIKILSRCQNEMKRAVQPAITLEMAMIEICHPEVQPDIDGLIERISVLEDKLNNIKPGQAMQNVPQPPPSEQPKAVKEEKQDKKQKTKKIEKKSDKKQKSEKIEEKSDKKPQNMVSEPAPELKLIKEKWKDIMANIKNEKMFVYTFLLKAHPALVKGDVLVISINQDVELYKTALDKSENKEFVKGVIKETTGYDMNIKYVLREEQDNQQTFENKEDIMQQPIVKEAVQLFGKDKVEIIDD; from the coding sequence ATGGCATATATTGCATTATATAGACGGTGGAGACCTGAGACTTTTGATGACGTTATAGGACAAGAACATATTACTACTACTTTGAAAAACCAATTAAAAAACAACAGAGCTGCTCATGCATACTTGTTTTGTGGGCCAAGGGGGACAGGCAAGACCAGCACCGCCAAAATTTTTGCCCGAGCATTGAACTGTACTCAACCTCAGGATGGCAATCCGTGTAATCAATGCCATGTATGCAGAAGAATAATCAGTGAGGTTGTCACAGATGTAATAGAGATAGATGCTGCTTCTAATAATGGAGTAGATGAGATAAGGGAACTTAGGGAAAATGTGAAATTCACACCTACTGCCGGTAAATGCAAGGTTTATATTATAGATGAAGTTCACATGTTATCAGCTGGAGCATTTAATGCACTTTTAAAGACTTTGGAGGAACCGCCTGAGCACGTGGTATTCATATTGGCTACCACAGAGCCGGAAAAACTTCCCGCTACTATATTATCCAGATGTCAGAGATATGATTTCAGGAGGATCTCATCCAAATGCATAGCGGACAGATTGCGATATATAGCAGATACCGATGATATCTCTATAGAGGAAGATGCAGCAGAGTATATTGCCAGGATGGCAGAAGGAGGCATGCGAGATGCATTGAGCATCATGGAGCAATGCCTTTCATATGGCAATGGGACGATAACTTATCAACAGATAGTTTCTGTGCTAGGTACTACAGATATAGACTTTAAACTGAAAATGGCCGATGCTGTGATAAAAAAGGATACAGTTAAGATATTGAAAATGCTGAACGATATTACTACCTACGGTAGAGATCTGAATGTTTTTATCAAAGATTTGATAATGCATTTTAGAAACCTATTGATAATAAAAAGTACCAATAAATATGAAGAGCTTTTGGATATACCCCAGGAGCAGATTAATGAATACAGAGATCAAGCTAAGGACGTTGAAACCAACAGCATAATGCGAATAATAAAAATACTTTCACGGTGTCAAAACGAGATGAAAAGAGCGGTTCAGCCGGCTATTACTTTAGAGATGGCTATGATTGAAATCTGCCATCCGGAAGTTCAGCCGGATATCGATGGATTGATAGAGAGGATATCTGTTTTGGAAGACAAGCTAAATAATATAAAGCCCGGACAAGCAATGCAAAACGTACCCCAACCACCGCCTTCTGAACAGCCTAAAGCGGTAAAAGAAGAAAAACAGGATAAAAAACAAAAAACTAAAAAGATAGAGAAAAAATCTGACAAAAAGCAAAAGAGCGAAAAGATAGAGGAGAAATCTGACAAAAAACCACAGAACATGGTATCAGAGCCGGCACCAGAGCTTAAATTGATAAAAGAAAAATGGAAAGATATAATGGCCAATATAAAAAACGAAAAGATGTTTGTATACACGTTTTTGCTGAAGGCTCATCCTGCCCTGGTTAAGGGCGATGTGCTTGTAATAAGCATAAACCAGGATGTAGAACTATATAAAACGGCGTTGGATAAATCGGAAAACAAGGAATTTGTCAAAGGTGTAATAAAAGAGACAACAGGTTATGATATGAATATAAAATATGTATTAAGAGAAGAGCAGGATAATCAGCAAACTTTTGAGAACAAAGAAGATATAATGCAGCAGCCTATTGTAAAAGAGGCTGTACAGCTTTTTGGCAAAGACAAAGTAGAGATTATTGATGATTAG
- the hydE gene encoding [FeFe] hydrogenase H-cluster radical SAM maturase HydE: MERALQIINKLQREHDAGRDELIHVLKIDDSKPLLVAADKTRERFVGDEVHLRGLIELTNFCRNTCLYCGLRAQNKNLKRYHMSVGDVIKTARVAADMGLKTIVLQGGEDAYYSLEDICYMITRIKEFGVAVTLSLGEFPRYAYKKMRQAGADRYLLRIETTNKRLYGKMHPGLSFENRVRCLGDLKDLGFETGTGCLVGLPGQTYDMLADDLIFFKELDADMIGLGPFIPSPDTPLAHQRPGDVDVALKMVALVRLLLPDINIPSTTALGTIAGDGYKRGLESGANVIMPNMGMGHYKKLYSLYPGKMAGSPQQHLGNAKNIIRSLDRRIGTGQGFRAVSHSCFN; encoded by the coding sequence ATGGAAAGAGCGCTGCAAATAATCAATAAGCTGCAACGTGAGCATGATGCAGGCAGAGATGAACTGATACACGTATTAAAAATAGATGATAGTAAGCCTCTGCTTGTGGCAGCCGACAAAACCAGAGAGAGATTTGTAGGTGATGAAGTACATTTGAGAGGCTTGATAGAACTTACAAATTTCTGTAGAAATACCTGTTTATACTGTGGATTGAGGGCACAGAACAAAAATTTGAAGCGGTACCACATGTCAGTTGGGGATGTGATTAAAACAGCCCGTGTTGCGGCTGATATGGGACTTAAAACCATAGTACTTCAGGGAGGAGAAGATGCTTACTATTCCCTGGAGGATATCTGTTATATGATAACCCGAATAAAAGAATTTGGGGTTGCGGTAACTCTCAGTTTAGGTGAGTTTCCACGCTATGCATATAAAAAGATGCGGCAGGCCGGGGCGGATAGGTATCTTTTGAGGATAGAGACCACAAATAAACGGCTTTATGGGAAAATGCATCCGGGATTAAGCTTTGAAAATAGGGTTAGATGTCTTGGAGATTTAAAGGATTTGGGATTTGAGACCGGAACAGGATGTTTAGTTGGTCTTCCCGGTCAGACCTATGATATGCTGGCTGATGATCTGATTTTTTTCAAAGAGCTGGATGCTGACATGATAGGATTGGGTCCCTTTATACCTTCTCCCGATACACCTCTAGCCCATCAAAGACCCGGGGATGTTGATGTTGCTTTGAAGATGGTTGCCCTGGTAAGGCTGTTACTCCCCGATATAAACATTCCATCCACCACTGCCCTAGGGACGATAGCAGGAGACGGATACAAGCGGGGACTGGAAAGCGGCGCAAATGTGATAATGCCTAATATGGGAATGGGTCATTATAAAAAACTTTATAGCTTGTATCCGGGCAAGATGGCCGGTAGCCCGCAACAGCATCTGGGAAATGCAAAAAATATAATACGTTCTTTGGACAGAAGGATAGGAACAGGACAGGGATTTAGAGCTGTTTCACATTCTTGTTTTAATTAA
- the hydG gene encoding [FeFe] hydrogenase H-cluster radical SAM maturase HydG produces the protein MGFLEKYKEDFKEYDQMEKDFIDDDKIWEQLNKWENPSREDVRRVLKKCQRKIRLEPEETAILIQNKDEKTIQEMYQLANKLKREVYGDRIVFFAPLYISNKCANNCKYCGFRRENKEIHRKTLSMDEISEEVRIMTEEGQKRTILVYGESPETDIDFMCDSIKQVYNTKTDKAVIRRANINCAPLRREELKKLKEVGIGTFQVFQETYHHQTYREVHPEGTIKGHYRWRLYAHDRALDAGVDDIGLGVLFGLYDWRFEVMALLYHTIHLEEKYNGVGPHTISFPRIEPAIGTPYVTDLKYAVSDEDFKKLVAIIRLSVPYTGMILTAREKPEVREEVIKLGISQIDAGTRIGVGGYKESQGNLLPDKEQFQLGDTRSLDDVVRETCEAGDIPSFCTACYRKGRTGENFMGLAKSSFVHNFCIPNAISTLKEYLLDYASDETREIGEKLISKYIDQFEEGEAKQFIKDAIKRLEAGERDLYL, from the coding sequence ATGGGATTTTTGGAAAAGTATAAAGAGGACTTTAAAGAATATGACCAAATGGAGAAAGATTTTATTGATGACGATAAGATATGGGAACAGCTCAACAAATGGGAAAACCCTTCAAGAGAGGATGTGCGAAGGGTATTGAAAAAATGCCAGCGTAAAATAAGACTGGAGCCGGAAGAAACTGCAATATTGATACAAAACAAGGATGAGAAAACTATACAGGAGATGTATCAGTTGGCCAACAAGCTGAAAAGAGAGGTGTATGGAGATAGGATAGTGTTTTTCGCACCTCTTTATATAAGCAATAAATGTGCAAACAACTGTAAATATTGTGGATTCCGCAGAGAAAACAAAGAGATACATCGTAAAACTTTGAGCATGGATGAGATATCTGAGGAAGTTAGGATAATGACAGAGGAAGGGCAGAAGAGGACAATCTTGGTATATGGAGAATCTCCGGAAACAGATATAGATTTTATGTGTGACAGCATAAAACAGGTATACAACACAAAGACAGATAAAGCAGTTATACGAAGGGCCAATATAAACTGTGCGCCTTTGCGAAGAGAAGAGCTTAAAAAGCTTAAAGAAGTGGGAATAGGCACATTCCAGGTATTTCAGGAGACATATCATCATCAAACATATAGGGAAGTTCACCCAGAAGGCACTATAAAAGGCCACTACAGATGGAGGCTATATGCACATGATAGGGCATTGGATGCAGGCGTAGATGATATAGGATTAGGCGTGCTGTTCGGGTTATATGACTGGAGATTTGAAGTTATGGCCCTCTTGTATCACACTATACATTTGGAAGAAAAATATAACGGGGTAGGTCCTCATACCATATCTTTTCCTAGGATAGAGCCTGCTATAGGTACGCCATATGTGACAGATTTAAAATATGCAGTCAGCGATGAGGATTTTAAAAAACTGGTTGCAATAATAAGATTGTCAGTTCCGTATACCGGCATGATATTGACTGCTAGGGAAAAGCCGGAAGTGCGCGAAGAGGTAATCAAACTGGGAATATCACAGATAGATGCCGGGACAAGGATAGGCGTGGGAGGTTACAAAGAATCCCAGGGTAACCTACTGCCCGACAAAGAGCAGTTCCAGTTGGGAGACACTCGTTCACTGGATGATGTAGTGCGAGAAACCTGTGAAGCAGGAGACATACCTTCTTTCTGTACCGCTTGTTACAGAAAAGGCAGGACAGGTGAGAATTTCATGGGATTGGCCAAATCCAGTTTTGTTCATAATTTCTGTATACCCAACGCTATATCTACATTAAAGGAATATCTATTGGATTACGCCTCTGATGAAACTAGGGAAATAGGTGAAAAATTGATAAGCAAATATATAGACCAGTTTGAAGAGGGAGAGGCAAAACAATTTATAAAGGATGCAATAAAACGACTAGAAGCAGGAGAGAGGGATTTATACCTGTAA
- a CDS encoding OsmC family protein gives MAKVTYKATSRKLGQGMAVESKARNFTVRLDEPKNLGGTDTGMNPVEMVLCALGACQTIVASAFAPNHGIDLKDFWVELEGDLDSDGFTGKSDVRPGFLEIRYKMHFDTTSPQEKVKEFAKFIESHCPVGDTVANPVKVVCSGVVVENN, from the coding sequence ATGGCTAAGGTAACATACAAAGCAACATCGAGAAAATTAGGCCAAGGTATGGCTGTTGAAAGCAAAGCTAGGAATTTTACAGTTAGGTTGGATGAACCTAAAAATTTGGGTGGAACAGATACAGGTATGAATCCTGTGGAGATGGTACTGTGTGCATTGGGTGCTTGTCAGACTATAGTGGCTTCTGCATTTGCCCCAAATCACGGTATTGACCTTAAAGATTTTTGGGTAGAGCTGGAAGGAGATTTAGATTCTGATGGATTCACGGGCAAGTCAGATGTGAGGCCGGGATTTTTAGAGATAAGATATAAGATGCATTTTGATACCACATCGCCTCAGGAAAAGGTGAAAGAATTTGCAAAATTCATAGAAAGCCATTGTCCGGTAGGAGACACAGTGGCTAATCCTGTTAAGGTAGTTTGTTCAGGTGTGGTAGTAGAGAATAATTAG
- a CDS encoding flavodoxin domain-containing protein: protein MKAIEIKKGIYWVGAIDWDLRNFHGYSTQRGSTYNAYLIMDEKITLIDTVKNHLKDEMMERISSVVDPSKIDYVISNHVEMDHSGALPAIMDAAQDAVIFCSANGQRGLKAHYKKEWNFRTVKTGDVVSLGKRSIQFILTPMVHWPDNMIGYVPEEKILFSNDSFGQHYASSERFDDECDLGIVMEEAAKYYANIVLPYSSQVQKELNEAKDLDIQIIAPSHGIIWREHVSEIVNEYIKWANNTTEKKALIIYDTMWGSTQKIAYTIQDVFERKGYSVKVFNLQHNHISDIMTEVLTAEYVCVGSPTLNSNIMADVAAFLTYLKGLAPKDRKAIVFGSYGWGGQSAAILEKNMDEAKFEVVSNIKVRYIPDDNQLMDIKQELEKSI from the coding sequence TTGAAAGCAATAGAAATAAAAAAGGGTATATATTGGGTGGGAGCGATAGATTGGGATTTAAGAAATTTTCACGGATATTCTACACAAAGAGGTTCCACCTACAATGCATATCTGATAATGGATGAAAAAATAACGCTGATAGATACTGTAAAAAATCATCTAAAAGATGAAATGATGGAGAGAATTTCATCAGTGGTAGATCCGTCTAAAATAGATTATGTTATATCAAATCATGTAGAAATGGATCATTCCGGCGCATTGCCGGCAATAATGGATGCTGCCCAAGATGCTGTTATATTTTGTTCTGCAAACGGACAGAGGGGATTGAAAGCCCATTATAAAAAAGAATGGAATTTTAGGACTGTAAAGACCGGGGATGTGGTGAGTTTAGGCAAGCGAAGCATACAATTTATATTAACCCCCATGGTGCATTGGCCGGATAATATGATAGGATATGTTCCTGAAGAAAAGATACTTTTTTCCAATGATTCCTTTGGTCAGCACTATGCCAGTTCAGAAAGGTTTGACGATGAATGTGATTTAGGGATAGTGATGGAGGAAGCGGCTAAGTACTATGCCAACATTGTTCTTCCATATTCTTCACAGGTTCAAAAAGAATTGAATGAGGCAAAGGACTTGGATATACAGATTATAGCTCCTAGTCATGGTATTATTTGGAGAGAACATGTATCTGAAATAGTGAATGAATACATAAAATGGGCAAACAATACCACAGAAAAGAAAGCGCTAATAATATATGATACCATGTGGGGTTCAACCCAGAAAATTGCTTATACAATTCAGGATGTATTTGAGCGCAAGGGATATTCTGTTAAAGTATTCAATCTTCAGCACAATCATATTTCAGATATAATGACAGAAGTCTTGACTGCAGAATATGTATGCGTGGGTTCCCCTACGTTAAACAGCAATATAATGGCTGATGTAGCAGCATTTTTAACATACTTGAAAGGATTGGCTCCCAAAGATAGAAAAGCTATTGTGTTCGGTTCCTATGGATGGGGAGGACAGAGTGCAGCTATACTGGAAAAAAATATGGATGAGGCAAAATTTGAGGTGGTATCCAATATCAAGGTCAGATATATACCTGATGACAATCAACTGATGGATATAAAACAAGAGTTGGAAAAAAGTATTTGA
- a CDS encoding ferritin — protein sequence MINKKMEQELNNQINAEIYSSYLYLSMSAYAETQNLSGFASWLKAQAQEEVTHAMKIFDHVVERGGRVVLGKIDGPKTDWEDMVEVFEDVYEHEQKVTAMIHRLVDMAIEQKDHATFNFLQWFVEEQVEEEDSSSKVLEKLKMVQGKGAGIFMLDRELSKR from the coding sequence ATGATAAATAAAAAAATGGAACAAGAATTAAACAATCAAATTAATGCAGAGATTTATTCGTCATATTTATATCTATCAATGTCGGCATATGCAGAGACTCAAAACTTGTCTGGTTTTGCCAGCTGGCTAAAAGCCCAGGCCCAGGAAGAGGTTACACATGCGATGAAGATATTTGATCATGTAGTAGAAAGAGGCGGAAGAGTGGTGTTGGGCAAGATAGATGGACCAAAAACAGACTGGGAGGACATGGTAGAAGTATTTGAAGATGTATATGAGCACGAGCAAAAGGTTACAGCTATGATTCATAGATTGGTGGATATGGCTATAGAACAGAAAGACCATGCAACATTCAATTTCCTGCAGTGGTTCGTGGAAGAACAGGTAGAGGAAGAAGACAGTTCTTCTAAGGTATTGGAAAAACTAAAGATGGTACAAGGCAAAGGTGCTGGCATATTCATGTTGGATAGAGAATTGAGCAAAAGATAA
- the recQ gene encoding DNA helicase RecQ: MRDKATDILKKYYGYSNFRDKQLDIIESILKRRDTLAVMPTGAGKSICFQIPGMLFEGITLVISPLISLMKDQTDALHSIGIPSTFINSSLSFVETEERVDRIRDGKIKLLYIAPERLESGRFLRLLKGIDVSLIAVDEAHCVSQWGHDFRPSYTSIASLIQSFEIRPVVAAFTATATKQVREDIVDLLKLQQPRIFVTGFDRKNLYYSVIKHENKNDFILKYIKDNPNKSGIVYAATRKQVDSLYQGLKKKGYKVGKYHAGLRDEYRDQVQEAFLYDDINIMVATNAFGMGIDKSNVRFVIHYNIPKNVESYYQEAGRAGRDGEPGDCIVLFSPGDVTIQKYLIEQSGLSSQRKTIEYKRLQAIVDYCHTSICLRKYILQYFGEKDVPDNCSNCSICNDDAEIVDITINAQKIFSCIVRAGGNFGATVIAQVLKGSKSKRIKSLGLNNLSTYGIMKGYTLKEIKDMINMLIADDYIYAETGEYPVLKLRSKSLPVLKGKNKVLRRIAVKREDLQPEEELFQMLREVRRNLAQREKVPPYIIFSDSTLKEMSAYMPQDRHSLLDIRGVGEVKLERYGEYFLAAIKKYKQEKTG; this comes from the coding sequence ATGCGTGACAAAGCTACAGATATTTTGAAAAAATACTATGGTTATTCAAACTTCCGGGATAAACAGCTGGATATAATCGAGAGTATATTGAAGAGACGAGATACTCTAGCAGTTATGCCTACCGGGGCAGGAAAATCCATATGTTTTCAGATTCCCGGAATGTTATTTGAAGGGATAACTTTAGTTATATCGCCTTTAATATCCCTAATGAAAGATCAAACTGACGCACTCCACAGCATAGGCATACCTTCTACCTTTATAAACAGTTCCTTGTCTTTTGTTGAAACAGAGGAGAGGGTGGACAGGATACGGGATGGAAAGATAAAACTTTTATATATAGCTCCCGAAAGGCTGGAATCAGGAAGGTTTTTAAGGCTGCTAAAGGGTATAGATGTTTCACTGATTGCAGTAGACGAAGCCCACTGCGTATCTCAATGGGGACATGATTTTAGGCCCAGCTATACATCTATAGCTTCTTTAATCCAAAGCTTTGAGATCCGTCCAGTGGTGGCAGCCTTTACAGCTACAGCTACAAAGCAGGTCAGAGAAGATATAGTGGATCTTTTGAAATTACAACAACCCAGAATTTTTGTAACAGGGTTTGATCGGAAAAACCTTTATTATTCAGTGATAAAACATGAGAACAAGAATGATTTCATATTAAAATACATAAAGGATAATCCCAATAAATCCGGCATAGTATATGCTGCTACTAGAAAGCAAGTGGACAGCCTTTACCAAGGTCTCAAGAAAAAGGGTTACAAGGTGGGGAAATACCACGCAGGTTTGAGAGATGAATATAGGGATCAAGTGCAGGAGGCTTTCTTATATGATGATATAAATATAATGGTGGCTACCAATGCCTTTGGCATGGGTATAGATAAGTCCAATGTAAGGTTTGTAATACACTATAATATCCCTAAAAATGTTGAGTCATATTACCAGGAAGCAGGTAGGGCGGGAAGGGACGGTGAGCCCGGAGACTGTATCGTCTTGTTTTCGCCAGGGGATGTGACAATACAAAAATATTTGATTGAACAATCAGGCCTATCTTCCCAAAGGAAAACTATAGAATACAAAAGGCTTCAGGCTATTGTGGATTATTGTCATACCTCTATATGCCTCAGAAAATATATATTGCAGTATTTTGGCGAGAAGGATGTGCCTGATAATTGTAGCAATTGCAGCATATGCAATGATGATGCGGAAATAGTGGATATAACCATAAACGCACAAAAGATATTTTCCTGTATAGTGCGAGCAGGGGGAAACTTTGGGGCAACTGTTATCGCACAGGTATTGAAAGGGTCCAAAAGCAAGAGAATAAAGAGCTTGGGGCTGAATAATTTATCCACCTATGGGATAATGAAAGGATATACGTTAAAGGAAATAAAAGATATGATAAATATGCTGATCGCTGATGACTATATATATGCGGAGACAGGGGAATATCCTGTATTGAAGCTGCGCAGCAAGTCTTTGCCTGTATTAAAGGGTAAAAACAAGGTATTGAGAAGAATTGCTGTAAAAAGAGAAGACCTTCAACCGGAAGAAGAATTGTTCCAAATGCTGAGGGAGGTAAGAAGGAATCTGGCACAGCGGGAAAAGGTGCCTCCATACATAATTTTTTCAGACAGTACCCTCAAGGAAATGAGTGCCTATATGCCTCAAGATCGGCATTCATTATTGGATATACGAGGGGTGGGAGAGGTAAAGCTTGAAAGATACGGAGAATATTTTTTAGCTGCTATAAAAAAGTACAAACAAGAGAAAACAGGATGA